One window from the genome of Manis pentadactyla isolate mManPen7 chromosome 15, mManPen7.hap1, whole genome shotgun sequence encodes:
- the FBXO27 gene encoding F-box only protein 27 isoform X4 has translation MGTWASRGRPARVPAPDPEPEEALDLSQLPPELLLLVLSHVPPRTLLGRCRRVCRRWRALVDGQALWLLILARDHGALLPLARSCLPPAREARPCLLGRFCERSPIGRNLIRNPCGQGSLVYSTEGLRKWMVQHGGDGWVVEENRLTVPGAPSQTCFVSSFSWCRKKQVLDLEEEGLWPELLDSGKIEICVSDWWGARHDSGCMYRLIVQLLDANQIVLDKFSAIPDPIQQWNNNVCLQPWKLLGKSRWHHFHHNLGYKQTHPDQGDGN, from the exons ATGGGCACCTGGGCCTCCAGGGGCCGGCCCGCCCGGGTCCCCGCGCCGGACCCGGAGCCCGAAGAGGCGCTAGACCTGAGCCAACTGCCACCCGAGCTTCTTCTGCTGGTGCTGAGCCACGTGCCCCCGCGCACGCTGCTCGGGCGCTGCCGCCGGGTGTGCAGGCGCTGGCGGGCCCTGGTGGACGGCCAGGCGCTGTGGCTGCTCATCCTGGCCCGGGACCACGGCGCCTTGCTGCCGCTCGCCCGCAGCTGCCTGCCCCCAGCCCGCGAGGCCAGGCCCTGCCTCCTGGGCCGCTTCTGCGAGCGCAGTCCGATCGGACGCAACCTCATCCGCAACCCCTGCGGCCAAG GAAGCCTTGTTTATTCAACAGAAGGCCTCCGGAAGTGGATGGTGCAGCACGGCGGAGACGGCTGGGTGGTGGAGGAAAACAGGTTAACCGTGCCTGGGGCCCCTTCGCAGACCTGCTTCGTGTCTTCCTTCAG CTGGTGTCGCAAGAAGCAGGTCTTAGATCTGGAGGAAGAGGGTTTGTGGCCTGAACTGCTGGATAGTGGCAAAATTGAGATTTGTGTCTCTGACTG GTGGGGAGCTCGACACGATAGTGGCTGTATGTATCGGCTAATCGTCCAACTTCTGGATGCCAACCAGATCGTCCTGGATAAATTCTCTGCTATACCTGATCCCATCCAGCAGTGGAACAACAACGTCTGCCTCCAG CCTTGGAAGCTACTTGGCAAAAGTCGTTGGCATCATTTCCACCACAATCTTGGTTACAAGCAAACCCACCCAGATCAAGGGGATGGGAATTAG
- the FBXO27 gene encoding F-box only protein 27 isoform X6 has protein sequence MGTWASRGRPARVPAPDPEPEEALDLSQLPPELLLLVLSHVPPRTLLGRCRRVCRRWRALVDGQALWLLILARDHGALLPLARSCLPPAREARPCLLGRFCERSPIGRNLIRNPCGQGSLVYSTEGLRKWMVQHGGDGWVVEENRLTVPGAPSQTCFVSSFSWCRKKQVLDLEEEGLWPELLDSGKIEICVSDWWGARHDSGCMYRLIVQLLDANQIVLDKFSAIPDPIQQWNNNVCLQREATL, from the exons ATGGGCACCTGGGCCTCCAGGGGCCGGCCCGCCCGGGTCCCCGCGCCGGACCCGGAGCCCGAAGAGGCGCTAGACCTGAGCCAACTGCCACCCGAGCTTCTTCTGCTGGTGCTGAGCCACGTGCCCCCGCGCACGCTGCTCGGGCGCTGCCGCCGGGTGTGCAGGCGCTGGCGGGCCCTGGTGGACGGCCAGGCGCTGTGGCTGCTCATCCTGGCCCGGGACCACGGCGCCTTGCTGCCGCTCGCCCGCAGCTGCCTGCCCCCAGCCCGCGAGGCCAGGCCCTGCCTCCTGGGCCGCTTCTGCGAGCGCAGTCCGATCGGACGCAACCTCATCCGCAACCCCTGCGGCCAAG GAAGCCTTGTTTATTCAACAGAAGGCCTCCGGAAGTGGATGGTGCAGCACGGCGGAGACGGCTGGGTGGTGGAGGAAAACAGGTTAACCGTGCCTGGGGCCCCTTCGCAGACCTGCTTCGTGTCTTCCTTCAG CTGGTGTCGCAAGAAGCAGGTCTTAGATCTGGAGGAAGAGGGTTTGTGGCCTGAACTGCTGGATAGTGGCAAAATTGAGATTTGTGTCTCTGACTG GTGGGGAGCTCGACACGATAGTGGCTGTATGTATCGGCTAATCGTCCAACTTCTGGATGCCAACCAGATCGTCCTGGATAAATTCTCTGCTATACCTGATCCCATCCAGCAGTGGAACAACAACGTCTGCCTCCAG
- the FBXO27 gene encoding F-box only protein 27 isoform X2, with translation MGTWASRGRPARVPAPDPEPEEALDLSQLPPELLLLVLSHVPPRTLLGRCRRVCRRWRALVDGQALWLLILARDHGALLPLARSCLPPAREARPCLLGRFCERSPIGRNLIRNPCGQGSLVYSTEGLRKWMVQHGGDGWVVEENRLTVPGAPSQTCFVSSFSWCRKKQVLDLEEEGLWPELLDSGKIEICVSDWWGARHDSGCMYRLIVQLLDANQIVLDKFSAIPDPIQQWNNNVCLQVTHVFSNIKRGIRFVSFEHWGQDTQFWAGHYGARVTNSSVILQIRLS, from the exons ATGGGCACCTGGGCCTCCAGGGGCCGGCCCGCCCGGGTCCCCGCGCCGGACCCGGAGCCCGAAGAGGCGCTAGACCTGAGCCAACTGCCACCCGAGCTTCTTCTGCTGGTGCTGAGCCACGTGCCCCCGCGCACGCTGCTCGGGCGCTGCCGCCGGGTGTGCAGGCGCTGGCGGGCCCTGGTGGACGGCCAGGCGCTGTGGCTGCTCATCCTGGCCCGGGACCACGGCGCCTTGCTGCCGCTCGCCCGCAGCTGCCTGCCCCCAGCCCGCGAGGCCAGGCCCTGCCTCCTGGGCCGCTTCTGCGAGCGCAGTCCGATCGGACGCAACCTCATCCGCAACCCCTGCGGCCAAG GAAGCCTTGTTTATTCAACAGAAGGCCTCCGGAAGTGGATGGTGCAGCACGGCGGAGACGGCTGGGTGGTGGAGGAAAACAGGTTAACCGTGCCTGGGGCCCCTTCGCAGACCTGCTTCGTGTCTTCCTTCAG CTGGTGTCGCAAGAAGCAGGTCTTAGATCTGGAGGAAGAGGGTTTGTGGCCTGAACTGCTGGATAGTGGCAAAATTGAGATTTGTGTCTCTGACTG GTGGGGAGCTCGACACGATAGTGGCTGTATGTATCGGCTAATCGTCCAACTTCTGGATGCCAACCAGATCGTCCTGGATAAATTCTCTGCTATACCTGATCCCATCCAGCAGTGGAACAACAACGTCTGCCTCCAG GTCACCCATGTGTTCTCCAACATCAAGAGGGGCATCCGGTTTGTGTCTTTTGAACACTGGGGCCAGGACACACAGTTCTGGGCTGGCCACTATGGAGCCCGTGTGACCAACAGCAGTGTGATCCTGCAGATCCGTCTGTCCTAG
- the FBXO27 gene encoding F-box only protein 27 isoform X3 gives MGTWASRGRPARVPAPDPEPEEALDLSQLPPELLLLVLSHVPPRTLLGRCRRVCRRWRALVDGQALWLLILARDHGALLPLARSCLPPAREARPCLLGRFCERSPIGRNLIRNPCGQEGLRKWMVQHGGDGWVVEENRLTVPGAPSQTCFVSSFSWCRKKQVLDLEEEGLWPELLDSGKIEICVSDWWGARHDSGCMYRLIVQLLDANQIVLDKFSAIPDPIQQWNNNVCLQVTHVFSNIKRGIRFVSFEHWGQDTQFWAGHYGARVTNSSVILQIRLS, from the exons ATGGGCACCTGGGCCTCCAGGGGCCGGCCCGCCCGGGTCCCCGCGCCGGACCCGGAGCCCGAAGAGGCGCTAGACCTGAGCCAACTGCCACCCGAGCTTCTTCTGCTGGTGCTGAGCCACGTGCCCCCGCGCACGCTGCTCGGGCGCTGCCGCCGGGTGTGCAGGCGCTGGCGGGCCCTGGTGGACGGCCAGGCGCTGTGGCTGCTCATCCTGGCCCGGGACCACGGCGCCTTGCTGCCGCTCGCCCGCAGCTGCCTGCCCCCAGCCCGCGAGGCCAGGCCCTGCCTCCTGGGCCGCTTCTGCGAGCGCAGTCCGATCGGACGCAACCTCATCCGCAACCCCTGCGGCCAAG AAGGCCTCCGGAAGTGGATGGTGCAGCACGGCGGAGACGGCTGGGTGGTGGAGGAAAACAGGTTAACCGTGCCTGGGGCCCCTTCGCAGACCTGCTTCGTGTCTTCCTTCAG CTGGTGTCGCAAGAAGCAGGTCTTAGATCTGGAGGAAGAGGGTTTGTGGCCTGAACTGCTGGATAGTGGCAAAATTGAGATTTGTGTCTCTGACTG GTGGGGAGCTCGACACGATAGTGGCTGTATGTATCGGCTAATCGTCCAACTTCTGGATGCCAACCAGATCGTCCTGGATAAATTCTCTGCTATACCTGATCCCATCCAGCAGTGGAACAACAACGTCTGCCTCCAG GTCACCCATGTGTTCTCCAACATCAAGAGGGGCATCCGGTTTGTGTCTTTTGAACACTGGGGCCAGGACACACAGTTCTGGGCTGGCCACTATGGAGCCCGTGTGACCAACAGCAGTGTGATCCTGCAGATCCGTCTGTCCTAG
- the FBXO27 gene encoding F-box only protein 27 isoform X5, with amino-acid sequence MGTWASRGRPARVPAPDPEPEEALDLSQLPPELLLLVLSHVPPRTLLGRCRRVCRRWRALVDGQALWLLILARDHGALLPLARSCLPPAREARPCLLGRFCERSPIGRNLIRNPCGQGSLVYSTEGLRKWMVQHGGDGWVVEENRLTVPGAPSQTCFVSSFSWCRKKQVLDLEEEGLWPELLDSGKIEICVSDWWGARHDSGCMYRLIVQLLDANQIVLDKFSAIPDPIQQWNNNVCLQHSCFLGGQCDVRSYTVGHEDKSHILR; translated from the exons ATGGGCACCTGGGCCTCCAGGGGCCGGCCCGCCCGGGTCCCCGCGCCGGACCCGGAGCCCGAAGAGGCGCTAGACCTGAGCCAACTGCCACCCGAGCTTCTTCTGCTGGTGCTGAGCCACGTGCCCCCGCGCACGCTGCTCGGGCGCTGCCGCCGGGTGTGCAGGCGCTGGCGGGCCCTGGTGGACGGCCAGGCGCTGTGGCTGCTCATCCTGGCCCGGGACCACGGCGCCTTGCTGCCGCTCGCCCGCAGCTGCCTGCCCCCAGCCCGCGAGGCCAGGCCCTGCCTCCTGGGCCGCTTCTGCGAGCGCAGTCCGATCGGACGCAACCTCATCCGCAACCCCTGCGGCCAAG GAAGCCTTGTTTATTCAACAGAAGGCCTCCGGAAGTGGATGGTGCAGCACGGCGGAGACGGCTGGGTGGTGGAGGAAAACAGGTTAACCGTGCCTGGGGCCCCTTCGCAGACCTGCTTCGTGTCTTCCTTCAG CTGGTGTCGCAAGAAGCAGGTCTTAGATCTGGAGGAAGAGGGTTTGTGGCCTGAACTGCTGGATAGTGGCAAAATTGAGATTTGTGTCTCTGACTG GTGGGGAGCTCGACACGATAGTGGCTGTATGTATCGGCTAATCGTCCAACTTCTGGATGCCAACCAGATCGTCCTGGATAAATTCTCTGCTATACCTGATCCCATCCAGCAGTGGAACAACAACGTCTGCCTCCAG CATTCCTGCTTCTTGGGAGGCCAGTGTGATGTCAGGAGCTACACTGTGGGCCATGAGGACAAGAGCCACATCCTAAG GTGA